The genome window ATCTACGACGACGATGGCGTAGACGTGAGCATTTTGTCCAAGAACGGAAAGCCCAACAGCTTTGATCACCGGCCTGGCAAAGGCAAGTACGGCTAGGAAAACGATAAGGAGACGCAGGGCTAGCAGAATAAGCTCCTCGATACGGAGGCGACGTCGGAGCTTACGTTGCGAGTGGTGCAGAAACTCCATAGCGGCCCATCGCACGATATGAAGGCGTCTGCGTCGGATAAGATGGATGAGGATGGGAATACCCAGCAGTGTTAGAGCGCCGAGAAAAGCAGGTGCTAAGAAAGACATCAGTGCGATTGCCTCATCCGTTCGGCGAGATATTGCGAAAGGGCGGTATCCACGGGCTGGTCGGTAACCAGTTGCACATAATCCATATTCAGCTCACGGCAACCGCGGCGCAGGGCCTCCACATAAGCTTGAAAGGTGCGGAGATACTCTTGCCGGAGTGCATTTGGCTCTATCAGCAGGGGGGCTTCGCCCTCCATGCCCTCAAAACGGCTTGTTTCACGAAAGGGAAATGTAAGCTCGTCTCTATCGAGGACATGAAACAGGATGGCCTCGTGTTTTCTATGATGGAAATGCTGAAGGCCTCGAAGGATGTCGGTAGGGTTTGTGAAGAGATCGCTGAAGACGATCAGAAGGCTACGACGACGCACGCGTTCCGCGAGATCGTGGAAGGTATCGGCGATGCCCGTTTTGGGAGCGCTGTCTTTCCGTTCCAAGGTCTCTAAGAGGAGGCGCATGTGCGAGGAGGTAGAGGCAGGGGGGATGAACTGACGTACGCCGTCGTCACAGAGCGCGAGACCAACCGCATCGCGTTGTCGCATGAGAAGCACAGCCAGAGCCGCGGCGCATACCGTGGCATACTCGCGTTTAGAGAGAGCGGAGCGAATGCCCTTATAGTTCATGCTCTCGCTGGTGTCGAGGACGAGAATAGCTTTGAGGTTGGTCTCTTCCTCGAACTGCTTAATATGGTATCGGTCGGATCGGGCGTAAACCTTCCAATCTATGTGTCGGATCTCATCACCGGGAACATAGTCCCGATGTTGAGCAAACTCCACACTGCTGCCCCGGTGCGGGCTTTTGTGCATGCCAGAGATAACTCCCTCCACAACAGCACGAGCACGCAGTTCCAGGCGTGTGATGCGTGCCAGCGTTTGAGGGTCGGCTAGCGTGCGCGGATGCATAACCATACTGCTATTTATCCGGGTCGGTAGGTCTAGGGATTCGCTCCAGCAGTTTTTGAACGATGGTATCTGCGGAGATACCTTCGGCTTCTGCGTTGAAGTTGGTCACGATGCGATGTCGCAGTACGGGCAGTGCCACGGAGGCAACGTCGCTAGTGGTGACGTAGGGTCGGCCGTAGAGGGCGGCACGCGCTTTGGCGCCAAGTATAAGATACTGCGAGGCGCGCGGGCCGGCGCCCCAGCTCACACATTCGCGCACGATGTCGAGTGCTTCCGGCTCTGTAGGACGTGTGGCACGGGCAAGCGCGACTGCGTAGCGGAACACATGCTCTCCCACAGGAATGCGGCGTACAATATCTTGAAGCTTCAGAATATCCTCACCGGTGAGAACAGGTTTCAATTCGACTTGCTGGCCGCCCGTTGTGGCTTTCATGATGGCCACTTCCTCTTCTGGCGAGGGATAGGTCACCACGATCATAAACATAAAGCGGTCGAGCTGAGCTTCGGGCAACGGGTAAGTTCCTTCTTGCTCGATGGGGTTTTGGGTTGCGAGTACGAAGAAGGGTTCGGCCATGGGGTAGGGATGCCCCCCTACGGTAACGCGGT of Chthonomonas calidirosea T49 contains these proteins:
- a CDS encoding DUF58 domain-containing protein, giving the protein MHPRTLADPQTLARITRLELRARAVVEGVISGMHKSPHRGSSVEFAQHRDYVPGDEIRHIDWKVYARSDRYHIKQFEEETNLKAILVLDTSESMNYKGIRSALSKREYATVCAAALAVLLMRQRDAVGLALCDDGVRQFIPPASTSSHMRLLLETLERKDSAPKTGIADTFHDLAERVRRRSLLIVFSDLFTNPTDILRGLQHFHHRKHEAILFHVLDRDELTFPFRETSRFEGMEGEAPLLIEPNALRQEYLRTFQAYVEALRRGCRELNMDYVQLVTDQPVDTALSQYLAERMRQSH
- a CDS encoding AAA family ATPase, encoding MTVTSSQTTQADLERLKQLREAFDTMRAEIARVVIGQDTVIEELLMAIFARGHCILVGVPGLAKTLLVSTLSRVLSLTYKRIQFTPDLMPADITGTEVIQEDPITRERKFVFLRGPIFANMILADEINRTPPKTQAALLEAMQEHRVTVGGHPYPMAEPFFVLATQNPIEQEGTYPLPEAQLDRFMFMIVVTYPSPEEEVAIMKATTGGQQVELKPVLTGEDILKLQDIVRRIPVGEHVFRYAVALARATRPTEPEALDIVRECVSWGAGPRASQYLILGAKARAALYGRPYVTTSDVASVALPVLRHRIVTNFNAEAEGISADTIVQKLLERIPRPTDPDK